One region of Miscanthus floridulus cultivar M001 chromosome 19, ASM1932011v1, whole genome shotgun sequence genomic DNA includes:
- the LOC136527048 gene encoding chaperone protein dnaJ GFA2, mitochondrial-like, whose amino-acid sequence MRLPAGARLALLLARRSLSSSASSSSRLPRAHRGIWSGAARAAPSRSWPFSSPSSAHRFFHGTRPVAARDYYDVLGVSKNASQSEIKKAYYGLAKKLHPDTNKGDADAERKFQEVQRAYETLKDEQKRSLYDQVGPDQYEKAASGGGGTGFEGGFGNPFEDIFGGGGGGGGMNDFFRNIFRDRDFGGRDVKVALELSFMEAVQGCSKTINFQTSVTCETCGGTGVPPGTKPETCLSCRGTGFMFMQTGPFRMQSTCTKCGGSGKSVKEFCKTCRGNKVVPGTKSVRLDILPGSDNEDTIKVVRSGGEDPDGRPGDLYVTLKVREDPVFRRQKGDIHVDAVLNVTQAILGGTVQVPTLSGDIVLKVKPGTQPGQKVVLRGKGIKTRNSPYYGDQYVHFNVNIPVNLTPRQRVLIEEFAKEEQGEDEKDAKAAGASG is encoded by the exons ATGCGGCTCCCAGCCGGCGCACGCCTTGCGCTCCTGCTCGCCCGccgctccctctcctcctccgcgTCCTCCTCCTCCCGTCTCCCGCGGGCGCACAGAG GGATATGGAGCGGTGCGGCACGCGCGGCGCCCTCCCGGAGTTGGCCCTTCTCGTCGCCGAGCAGCGCCCACAGGTTCTTCCACG GGACCAGGCCGGTGGCTGCAAGGGACTACTACGATGTGCTCGGCGTCAGCAAGAACGCCAGCCAATCAGAGATCAAAAAGGCCTATTATGGG CTTGCAAAGAAGCTTCATCCAGACACGAATAAAGGTGATGCGGATGCAGAACGTAAGTTTCAAGAGGTTCAACGAGCTTATGAG ACTTTGAAGGATGAACAAAAAAGATCATTATATGATCAG GTTGGTCCTGATCAGTATGAGAAAGCTGCTTCTGGCGGAGGCGGAACTGGCTTCGAGGGTGGTTTTGGAAATCCATTTGAGGATATttttggtggtggcggtggcggcggtggaatgAATGAT TTTTTTAGGAATATTTTCCGGGATAGGGATTTTGGAGGACGAGATGTTAAG GTTGCGCTTGAACTATCATTTATGGAAGCAGTTCAAGGGTGCAGCAAAACGATCAACTTCCAAACATCTGTAACATGTGAAACCTGCG GTGGAACCGGTGTGCCTCCTGGAACCAAACCTGAAACATGTCTATCTTGCCGGGGGACAGGATTT ATGTTCATGCAAACCGGGCCCTTCAGGATGCAATCAACGTGCACAAAATGTGGTGGTTCTGGGAAGAGTGTGAAG GAATTCTGCAAGACATGCAGAGGTAACAAAGTTGTGCCTGGAACGAAATCAGTCCGCCTTGACATACTGCCTG GTTCGGATAACGAGGATACTATAAAGGTGGTTAGATCAGGTGGAGAAGACCCAGATGGCCGTCCAGGTGATCTTTATGTGACCCTCAAG GTTCGTGAGGATCCTGTATTCCGGAGACAGAAAGGTGATATTCATGTTGATGCTGTCCTGAATGTGACTCAG GCAATTTTGGGAGGGACAGTTCAAGTCCCAACTCTCAGTGGAGACATTGTTCTAAAG GTCAAACCTGGTACTCAGCCTGGTCAGAAGGTAGTTCTGAGAGGAAAAG GGATCAAGACAAGAAACTCACCGTACTATGGAGATCAATATGTCCATTTCAATGTCAACATCCCTGT AAATTTGACACCAAGACAGCGGGTGCTGATTGAGGAATTCGCGAAGGAAGAGCAAGGCGAAGATGAGAAGGACGCGAAGGCAGCCGGGGCATCAGGATAG